A region of Fimbriimonadaceae bacterium DNA encodes the following proteins:
- the msrC gene encoding Free methionine-R-sulfoxide reductase — MERLDALPDYDWSGIYRLEGNDLLLDAFVGADTDHVRIPVGVGVCGTAVAQDANQLIEDVRELANYLACSVSTRSEIVVLIRKNGEILGQIDIDSHRVGAFDDSDESLLEQLAELLAQRWRDQD; from the coding sequence ATGGAACGCCTGGACGCGCTTCCCGACTACGACTGGTCTGGCATCTATCGCCTGGAAGGGAACGATCTCCTGCTCGATGCCTTTGTGGGAGCGGATACGGACCATGTCCGGATTCCGGTGGGAGTTGGTGTGTGCGGCACGGCCGTGGCCCAGGATGCCAACCAGCTGATCGAGGATGTTCGCGAGCTTGCCAACTACCTCGCCTGCAGCGTTAGCACTCGTTCTGAGATCGTGGTCCTCATTCGCAAGAACGGGGAAATCCTGGGTCAAATCGACATCGACAGCCATCGGGTCGGAGCGTTCGACGACTCCGACGAGTCCCTGCTCGAACAACTGGCGGAACTGCTTGCCCAACGATGGCGGGATCAGGATTGA
- a CDS encoding IS481 family transposase ISChy3 (similar to AA sequence:ISfinder:ISChy3) gives MYEAYWGLTEQPFALTPDPRFLFLSRQHEDALMMLHYAITRNKGAAMLSGDIGLGKTTVSRKLLELLSPVQYRIVLIVNPILTPVQILQEVLTQLEAPSNSRNRQNLVQELHKLLVSMYERGKQAVLMIDEAHLIRSSTTFEELRLLLNCQMNDQFLISLVLLGQTELRGKIAKVPALEQRMAVRHTLKPLDANDTGELILHRLRVAGYTGDKSPFTPDAIHQIHKASGGTPRLISQYADNALLIAMAQQAKQVDGFLMHEVLNDHLEVAA, from the coding sequence ATGTATGAAGCCTATTGGGGATTAACCGAGCAGCCATTCGCGTTGACGCCCGACCCCAGATTTCTTTTCTTGAGTCGGCAGCATGAGGACGCGCTCATGATGCTGCACTATGCCATCACGCGGAATAAGGGAGCGGCGATGCTCTCCGGTGACATCGGCTTGGGGAAGACCACCGTTAGCCGGAAGCTTCTCGAGCTGTTGAGCCCGGTCCAGTATCGCATCGTCTTGATCGTCAATCCGATCCTGACGCCCGTGCAGATTCTGCAAGAGGTCTTGACCCAGCTGGAAGCCCCGTCGAATTCCCGAAACCGCCAAAACCTGGTCCAAGAGCTGCACAAGCTTCTTGTCTCCATGTACGAGCGGGGGAAGCAAGCCGTGCTGATGATCGATGAGGCCCATCTCATCCGGTCCTCAACGACGTTCGAGGAGCTTCGGCTCCTGTTGAACTGCCAGATGAACGATCAGTTCCTGATTAGCCTCGTCCTGCTCGGGCAAACGGAACTGCGTGGGAAGATCGCCAAGGTGCCTGCACTTGAGCAGCGAATGGCCGTACGCCACACGCTAAAACCCCTGGATGCGAATGACACGGGTGAACTGATTCTCCATCGCCTTCGCGTTGCCGGATACACCGGCGACAAAAGTCCCTTCACACCGGACGCGATACACCAGATTCACAAAGCGAGCGGCGGCACGCCCCGACTGATCAGCCAGTACGCGGACAACGCCCTCCTGATTGCCATGGCCCAGCAGGCCAAGCAGGTCGACGGATTCCTCATGCACGAAGTCCTAAACGATCACCTGGAGGTGGCAGCATGA
- the lgt gene encoding Prolipoprotein diacylglyceryl transferase, producing the protein MHPVLFKIGGFELRTFGLMLVIGFLLSILWSLKRAERYGISRDKILDLSFWTLLSGILGARIAFVLQEWSYYSSRPQELWTLKFEGLTSFGGFILGGIVMLLWCRRNRISPIQIFDLAGPPALLAHSVGRLGCFFNGCCYGVPCPPPLGVHFDGLVGTHHPAQLYDMAMSLAGLVGIVMLEKRPGWLPGFSLAGFFIVFGLSRFIYEFWRAGTLAQVRAGIASSTYWGSLPITEAQAMALAFVLFGLAVGFVSARRTNRSVPLESTPT; encoded by the coding sequence ATGCACCCAGTCCTTTTCAAAATCGGCGGATTCGAACTTCGAACATTTGGCCTGATGCTCGTTATCGGATTCCTGCTATCGATTCTATGGTCGCTCAAGCGGGCCGAACGCTACGGGATCTCGCGGGACAAGATCTTGGACCTGTCCTTCTGGACGTTGTTGTCCGGCATCTTGGGAGCACGAATCGCGTTTGTGCTTCAAGAGTGGTCGTATTATTCGTCCCGGCCACAGGAGCTTTGGACCCTCAAGTTCGAAGGTCTCACGAGTTTCGGCGGATTCATTCTAGGCGGCATCGTGATGCTGCTTTGGTGTCGGAGGAACCGTATCTCGCCGATCCAGATTTTCGACCTCGCCGGTCCGCCTGCTCTTCTGGCGCACAGTGTGGGAAGGCTCGGCTGCTTTTTCAATGGATGCTGCTATGGGGTGCCATGCCCACCCCCCTTGGGCGTCCACTTCGATGGATTGGTCGGCACCCACCATCCCGCCCAGCTTTACGATATGGCGATGTCCCTGGCTGGGTTAGTCGGGATCGTCATGCTGGAGAAGCGACCAGGATGGTTGCCCGGTTTCTCGCTCGCCGGTTTCTTTATCGTCTTCGGCTTATCGCGGTTCATCTATGAGTTCTGGCGAGCAGGGACGCTTGCCCAGGTACGCGCCGGGATTGCCAGCTCGACATACTGGGGCTCGCTGCCGATCACCGAAGCCCAAGCAATGGCGCTTGCCTTTGTCTTGTTTGGACTGGCGGTTGGATTTGTGTCGGCCCGACGCACCAACCGATCGGTTCCCCTAGAGAGCACGCCGACGTGA
- the dxs_2 gene encoding 1-deoxy-D-xylulose-5-phosphate synthase yields the protein MSEPFPLLSGIAEPTDLHRLSDPQLVELAREVRHAILSKVSSTGGHLSSNLGTVELTVALYAAFNIPPDIAVWDTGHQAYPHKLLTGRLDRFETLRKHGGISGFLRREEHELDSFGAGHAGTAISAALGFAAARDRRGTTEKVIAITGDAAICSGMSWEALNHAGELGTDLLVVLNDNRMSIAPNVGALTKYFTRLRSRPHLQSLAARAKRAVERLPQPMTRVAAGLRHGLTHYFAPEETGTIFEEIGFEYIGPIDGHDLVTMLEVFRNVRELRGPLFVHAMTVKGKGYEVAELDSRKWHGVVPFDIEAQEMKKAMGPVTFTQTFGDAALQAAEEDPTVVAITAAMPDGTGLTGFAEKFPDRYYDVGIAEQHAVTFAAGLAAGGIKPLCAIYSTFLQRGYDQVLHDVAIQGLPVRFFLDRAGLVGDDGPTHHGAFDLSYLTAMPNMTVAAPRDTTELFEMVKFAVGFDSGPIAVRYPRGAGDDRLPESRSPVSLGKAEILSKGDDITLAAIGTGVSIAWQAREQLEKLGRRVSVVNLRFAKPIDYETVVDLVRSSGRLIVIEENVIAGGVGQQIVVELHRRGLDFQHALVGLPDKFVEHGAQPIIREQEGYSLERVLEEAAAMGLVSSAKLA from the coding sequence ATGAGTGAACCGTTTCCCCTCCTCTCCGGCATCGCCGAGCCGACCGACCTTCACCGCCTTAGCGACCCTCAGCTCGTCGAGCTGGCGAGGGAAGTTCGGCATGCGATCCTGAGCAAGGTCAGCTCGACCGGCGGCCACTTGAGTTCGAACCTAGGCACCGTCGAACTGACGGTCGCCCTTTATGCGGCCTTCAATATTCCACCCGACATCGCGGTGTGGGACACGGGGCATCAGGCGTATCCGCACAAACTGCTAACCGGCAGGCTGGACCGGTTCGAGACCTTGCGCAAGCACGGCGGAATCTCAGGTTTTCTCCGTCGCGAAGAGCACGAACTGGATTCGTTCGGCGCGGGCCATGCTGGGACGGCGATTTCTGCCGCCTTGGGCTTCGCCGCCGCGCGGGACCGCCGTGGTACGACGGAGAAAGTCATCGCCATAACCGGCGACGCGGCGATCTGTTCTGGCATGAGCTGGGAAGCGCTTAACCATGCCGGGGAGCTAGGCACCGATCTCCTGGTCGTACTCAACGACAACCGGATGTCGATCGCTCCGAACGTCGGAGCGCTCACGAAATACTTTACAAGGCTCCGATCCCGGCCCCACCTGCAATCCCTGGCGGCTCGTGCCAAGCGCGCCGTGGAACGGCTGCCGCAGCCGATGACGAGGGTTGCCGCCGGACTTCGGCATGGCCTCACTCACTATTTCGCTCCGGAAGAGACCGGCACGATATTCGAGGAGATTGGATTTGAATATATCGGACCGATCGATGGCCACGATCTGGTGACCATGCTCGAAGTGTTCCGCAACGTTCGCGAGCTTCGCGGTCCGCTGTTTGTCCACGCGATGACCGTCAAAGGCAAGGGCTACGAAGTCGCCGAGCTAGATTCTCGAAAGTGGCATGGCGTGGTTCCTTTCGACATCGAAGCCCAGGAAATGAAGAAGGCGATGGGGCCGGTGACGTTCACCCAAACCTTCGGGGACGCTGCCCTGCAGGCCGCTGAGGAAGATCCGACCGTCGTCGCGATCACGGCAGCAATGCCGGATGGTACGGGCCTGACCGGGTTTGCCGAGAAATTCCCCGACCGCTACTATGATGTCGGCATTGCCGAACAGCATGCGGTGACATTTGCGGCAGGATTGGCCGCCGGGGGCATCAAGCCGCTCTGTGCCATCTACTCCACCTTCTTGCAGCGAGGTTACGATCAGGTTCTGCACGACGTCGCGATTCAGGGCCTTCCCGTCCGGTTCTTTCTGGATCGTGCTGGCCTGGTCGGCGATGACGGGCCGACTCACCACGGAGCCTTCGACCTTAGCTACCTCACCGCAATGCCGAATATGACGGTTGCAGCTCCACGGGACACGACGGAGCTGTTCGAGATGGTGAAGTTCGCCGTCGGATTTGATTCAGGACCGATTGCGGTGCGGTATCCGAGGGGTGCGGGAGATGACCGATTACCCGAGTCGCGCTCTCCGGTGTCGTTGGGAAAAGCCGAAATCTTGTCAAAGGGGGATGACATCACCCTTGCCGCAATCGGCACCGGCGTCAGCATCGCCTGGCAGGCAAGAGAGCAATTGGAAAAGCTCGGACGGCGAGTTTCGGTCGTGAACCTGAGATTTGCCAAGCCGATTGACTACGAGACGGTCGTCGATCTGGTTCGTTCAAGCGGTCGGCTCATTGTGATCGAAGAGAATGTCATTGCCGGCGGTGTGGGCCAACAGATCGTTGTGGAACTGCACCGGCGGGGGCTGGATTTCCAGCATGCCCTGGTTGGACTGCCAGACAAGTTTGTGGAGCATGGCGCTCAGCCGATCATTCGCGAACAAGAAGGCTACTCGTTGGAGCGAGTCCTTGAAGAAGCTGCCGCGATGGGGCTCGTTTCATCCGCCAAGCTGGCCTGA
- the ftsA_4 gene encoding Cell division protein FtsA, producing MPLKLFKKRSVIGIDLGHHTIHVAKMERVSGVWKVVNLVSTRTPDDAVKEGIVVDHEAVTLALKQLLRQSGISAGSACIAVAGGSVVVRTVRIPKMPEATLRKSIKYEAGRYVPNSVEDSYIEFEIVGDVGDGQMDVLIVAAPKEIVESRVKVCRDAGLDVEAVDIEAFAVFRSIVEADELGTWMESNIAIVDIGAASTNVSVVSKGVFSMTRTIPQGGQTLTDALKQYFNLSSEDAEDGKAALDFTSLIEDKPAENPPLRVIQPHVDDLIREIRRSLNYYQSQHADAGTSQVTQVLVLGGAAKMKGLPEYIAHKLGVEVFSVGIFDNPRITYAGMEEVGNGLELAVAGGLAMRAHAKAA from the coding sequence ATGCCGCTTAAGCTCTTCAAGAAGCGATCCGTCATTGGCATCGATCTCGGCCACCACACCATTCACGTGGCAAAAATGGAGCGAGTATCCGGCGTCTGGAAGGTCGTCAACCTTGTCTCGACCCGTACGCCGGATGACGCCGTCAAGGAAGGCATCGTCGTCGACCACGAAGCCGTCACCCTGGCACTAAAGCAACTCCTCCGACAGTCCGGAATCAGCGCGGGCTCGGCATGCATTGCCGTTGCGGGCGGCTCGGTGGTGGTTCGTACCGTGCGGATCCCGAAGATGCCTGAAGCCACCCTACGCAAGTCGATCAAGTATGAGGCCGGACGGTATGTGCCGAACTCGGTTGAAGACTCCTACATCGAATTTGAGATTGTCGGCGACGTTGGCGACGGCCAAATGGACGTTCTCATCGTGGCTGCACCGAAGGAAATCGTGGAGAGCCGGGTGAAAGTCTGCAGGGATGCCGGCCTGGACGTCGAAGCCGTCGACATCGAGGCATTCGCCGTCTTTCGGTCAATTGTCGAAGCCGACGAGCTCGGTACCTGGATGGAATCCAACATCGCCATCGTCGACATCGGAGCAGCATCGACCAATGTAAGCGTTGTTTCGAAGGGCGTTTTTTCGATGACCCGCACGATTCCTCAGGGCGGTCAAACCCTGACCGACGCCCTGAAGCAGTACTTCAACCTCTCAAGCGAGGATGCCGAGGATGGGAAAGCCGCACTGGATTTCACCTCTCTCATCGAAGACAAGCCCGCCGAAAACCCGCCCCTGAGGGTTATTCAGCCTCACGTCGACGACCTCATTCGTGAGATTCGCCGATCGCTGAATTACTATCAGTCGCAGCATGCCGATGCCGGGACCTCACAAGTGACCCAGGTGCTCGTCCTTGGCGGAGCCGCCAAGATGAAGGGCCTGCCTGAATACATCGCTCACAAGCTGGGGGTTGAAGTGTTCTCCGTCGGTATCTTCGACAACCCTCGCATCACTTACGCGGGGATGGAAGAGGTCGGAAACGGATTGGAACTGGCCGTGGCAGGTGGACTCGCGATGCGTGCCCACGCCAAGGCCGCTTAA
- the hldE gene encoding Bifunctional protein HldE, producing MTLAGLLDGMKGRTALVVGDVMLDRYIHGRATRVSPEAPVMVIRRHEDRHLPGGAANVAANLAALGLEVHLVGVVGDDVHGRSLAECFEGYAVVPHFVIDPNRPTITKTRVLADHAHQVLRIDDESEEDLDPAVEGQVIDIVASLVDSADTVLCSDYQKGALNASTVAGISDAAKNAGKPRLANVKPNSASSYRGFDLVSVNRAELSAICLSRRVLTDDQAKDAIQSARADIGCLTLMATLGESGVLVADDRSVRHFPARKVEVYDTAGAGDTVIATVAAGWTVEARSDAVFRLAIETSARVVQRVGVAAPSAADLDSIRRLDAEVSSLFD from the coding sequence GTGACGCTTGCCGGCCTTCTTGACGGCATGAAAGGCAGAACCGCGCTCGTCGTTGGCGACGTGATGCTCGACCGCTATATTCATGGCAGGGCGACTCGGGTTAGTCCGGAGGCGCCGGTCATGGTGATTCGACGGCACGAGGACCGCCACCTGCCGGGTGGCGCCGCCAACGTGGCCGCCAACCTGGCCGCTCTGGGTTTAGAAGTTCACTTGGTCGGCGTCGTTGGGGATGACGTCCATGGCAGGTCACTCGCCGAGTGCTTCGAAGGCTATGCGGTTGTTCCCCACTTTGTCATTGACCCGAACCGGCCCACGATCACCAAGACCCGCGTGCTAGCCGACCATGCCCATCAGGTCTTGCGAATCGACGACGAGTCCGAAGAGGATCTCGATCCGGCGGTCGAAGGACAAGTGATCGATATCGTCGCCTCGTTGGTGGATTCCGCAGACACGGTTCTGTGTAGCGATTATCAGAAAGGCGCGCTTAACGCCTCGACGGTTGCTGGCATTTCGGACGCCGCCAAGAATGCCGGCAAGCCCCGCCTGGCCAATGTGAAGCCCAACTCGGCAAGTTCGTATCGCGGATTCGACCTGGTGAGTGTGAATCGTGCCGAGTTGAGCGCCATTTGCCTTTCCAGGCGAGTGCTCACCGATGACCAGGCGAAGGATGCGATTCAGTCCGCGCGGGCGGATATCGGCTGCCTTACCCTTATGGCCACCCTCGGCGAAAGCGGGGTTCTGGTGGCGGATGACCGGAGCGTAAGGCACTTCCCCGCCCGCAAGGTGGAAGTCTACGACACGGCTGGTGCGGGTGATACCGTGATCGCCACGGTGGCGGCAGGGTGGACGGTGGAAGCGAGATCGGATGCGGTGTTTCGGCTCGCGATCGAGACGAGCGCCCGAGTCGTGCAGCGCGTGGGGGTCGCCGCACCTTCCGCGGCAGACCTCGATTCGATTCGAAGACTCGATGCCGAGGTATCCTCACTCTTCGATTAG